A window from Gemmatimonadaceae bacterium encodes these proteins:
- a CDS encoding ABC transporter ATP-binding protein codes for MTAIEARGLTRRFGDFTAVDAISFDVAPGEVFGFLGANGAGKTTAIRMLIGLLAPSDGSARVAGFDVATESERVRRAIGYMSQRFSLYEDLTIRENIALYGGIYGLADRVIAERGGRLLSELGLEGHADDLVRSLPLGWKQKLAFSVALLHEPQVVFLDEPTGGVDPVTRRQFWERIYATAAAGTTVFVTTHYLDEAEYCDRICIMVDGRVAALGTPEDLKREYAAESLDAVFVRLARGTGAAA; via the coding sequence GTGACCGCCATCGAGGCACGTGGCCTGACGCGGCGCTTCGGCGACTTCACCGCCGTCGATGCCATCTCCTTCGACGTCGCACCCGGCGAGGTCTTCGGCTTCCTTGGCGCCAACGGTGCCGGCAAGACCACGGCGATCCGCATGCTGATCGGCCTGCTGGCGCCCTCCGACGGATCGGCGCGCGTGGCGGGGTTCGACGTGGCCACGGAGTCTGAGCGCGTACGGCGGGCGATCGGCTACATGAGCCAGCGCTTCTCGTTGTACGAGGATCTCACCATCCGCGAGAACATCGCGCTGTATGGCGGCATCTACGGCCTCGCGGACCGCGTGATCGCCGAGCGTGGCGGCCGGCTGCTGTCCGAGCTTGGCCTGGAGGGACACGCCGACGACTTGGTGCGCAGCCTGCCGCTGGGCTGGAAGCAGAAGCTGGCCTTCTCCGTGGCGCTGCTGCACGAGCCACAGGTGGTGTTCCTCGACGAGCCCACCGGCGGCGTGGACCCAGTGACGCGCCGCCAGTTCTGGGAGCGCATCTACGCGACGGCGGCGGCTGGAACGACAGTGTTCGTGACGACGCATTATCTCGACGAAGCCGAGTACTGCGACCGAATCTGCATCATGGTGGACGGACGCGTGGCGGCGTTGGGGACACCAGAGGACCTGAAGCGCGAGTATGCGGCGGAGTCGCTCGACGCGGTGTTCGTGCGGCTGGCACGCGGCACGGGAGCGGCGGCGTGA
- a CDS encoding ABC transporter ATP-binding protein: MSPAADATGGAKGPGVSAPIEVDGLVKRFGDTTALDGVSLHVGAGELFGLVGPDGGGKTTLFRILTTLMLPDAGRARVLGFDVATDLWEIRARVGYMPGRFSLYGDLSVEENLRFFADVFGTSLEAGYELIAPIYSQLERFRDRRAAALSGGMKQKLALSCALVHRPSLLLLDEPTTGVDAVSRREFWDLLDGLRADGLTILVSTPYMDEAARCDRVALVQAGRILAVDAPSRISERFPRPLFAVRTRQRAAAIAALRQLPHAVSVLPFGETIHVSDARTGADQATLVRELEEALRNAGIEAAEVRPINPGIEDTFIALMGATPGAAA; encoded by the coding sequence GTGAGTCCGGCCGCTGACGCGACAGGCGGCGCCAAGGGACCTGGGGTGTCGGCGCCAATCGAGGTCGACGGACTCGTCAAGCGCTTCGGCGACACGACGGCACTCGACGGCGTCAGCCTGCACGTCGGCGCCGGTGAGCTCTTCGGGCTTGTCGGACCGGATGGCGGGGGAAAGACGACGCTGTTCCGCATCCTCACGACGCTGATGCTGCCCGATGCGGGCCGCGCACGGGTGTTGGGCTTCGACGTCGCGACCGACCTGTGGGAGATCCGCGCCCGCGTCGGCTATATGCCGGGCCGCTTCTCGCTCTACGGCGACCTGAGCGTGGAGGAGAACCTCCGCTTCTTCGCCGATGTCTTCGGCACCTCGCTCGAGGCCGGCTACGAGTTGATTGCCCCGATCTATTCCCAGCTGGAGCGATTCCGCGACCGACGCGCCGCCGCGCTCTCGGGTGGGATGAAACAGAAGCTCGCGTTGTCCTGTGCGCTGGTGCATCGCCCGTCGCTGCTGCTGCTCGACGAGCCGACGACCGGCGTGGACGCGGTCAGCCGGCGCGAGTTCTGGGACCTGCTCGACGGACTACGCGCGGATGGGCTCACGATCCTCGTGTCCACCCCATACATGGACGAAGCCGCACGCTGTGATCGCGTGGCGCTGGTGCAAGCGGGCCGCATTCTCGCGGTCGACGCACCGTCGCGCATCAGCGAACGCTTTCCGCGCCCGTTGTTCGCCGTGCGCACGCGCCAGCGTGCGGCGGCCATTGCGGCGCTGCGTCAGCTTCCGCACGCCGTCTCCGTCCTGCCCTTCGGCGAGACGATCCACGTCAGCGATGCTCGCACGGGCGCGGACCAGGCGACGCTGGTCCGTGAGCTCGAGGAAGCGCTGCGCAACGCAGGCATCGAGGCGGCCGAGGTACGGCCCATCAACCCCGGCATCGAGGACACGTTCATCGCCTTGATGGGCGCCACACCTGGAGCCGCGGCGTGA
- a CDS encoding HlyD family efflux transporter periplasmic adaptor subunit, giving the protein MRRLALGLPGLLVLALACGNGDEPDAYGNFEADDVVLSAETPGPILLMQAEEGARVAAGSVLAIVDTVPLSLERRQLLSQREVLRARVREVEAQLRSIDAQAEIATRNRERTDRLRADAAATAAQADAAEREVRVLAAQRLAAEAAASSLAAELRALETRLESAEDRLRRATLRAPFDGTVLATYARSGETIQPGQPLLALADLRTLTLRAYVTGDQLASFQLGQRVSVHADAADGVAQFAGTVAWVSAKAEFTPTPVQTRSERSDLVYAVKVRVDDPDGRLKIGMPGDLNFREPDGSPR; this is encoded by the coding sequence ATGCGTCGCCTCGCACTTGGCCTCCCTGGCCTACTCGTCCTCGCGCTCGCCTGCGGCAACGGCGACGAGCCCGATGCCTACGGCAACTTCGAAGCCGATGATGTCGTGCTCTCCGCGGAGACGCCGGGCCCGATCCTCCTGATGCAGGCGGAGGAAGGCGCCCGCGTGGCTGCGGGCAGTGTGCTCGCCATCGTGGACACGGTCCCACTCTCGCTCGAGCGCCGCCAGCTGCTGTCGCAGCGCGAGGTGCTGCGCGCCCGCGTTCGCGAGGTCGAGGCGCAGCTGCGATCGATTGACGCGCAAGCGGAGATTGCCACTCGCAACCGAGAGCGTACCGACCGGCTCCGCGCCGACGCTGCGGCGACGGCCGCGCAGGCGGATGCCGCCGAGCGTGAGGTGCGCGTGCTCGCCGCCCAACGCCTCGCCGCCGAGGCTGCCGCGTCGAGCCTGGCGGCAGAGCTGCGCGCACTCGAGACGCGGCTTGAGAGCGCCGAGGATCGCCTGCGCCGCGCCACGCTGCGTGCGCCGTTCGACGGAACGGTGCTGGCGACCTATGCGCGCTCTGGCGAGACCATCCAGCCGGGACAACCCCTGCTCGCGCTGGCCGACCTGCGCACGCTGACGCTGCGCGCCTATGTGACCGGCGACCAACTCGCGAGCTTCCAGCTCGGCCAGCGCGTCTCCGTGCACGCCGACGCTGCGGACGGTGTGGCGCAATTCGCTGGCACCGTGGCCTGGGTCTCGGCCAAGGCGGAGTTCACGCCCACCCCGGTGCAGACGCGCAGCGAGCGCTCGGACCTCGTGTACGCCGTGAAGGTGCGCGTGGACGATCCGGACGGGCGCCTGAAGATCGGTATGCCTGGCGATCTGAACTTTCGCGAGCCTGACGGGAGCCCGCGGTGA
- a CDS encoding TolC family protein: MRLLPSPFLGLATVALAIGAGASRLPAQRITLPDLLAASAQADARRAQLALADSQAALRRASLNAERLPSLQAQATGQYVSDVPSIGGVPVVPYQQYDAYLMLRQRLWDPTRSARRGADDAQAAEAAARIRGTLWQRRQAVSDAFFTVLALDAEQRTLEASNQDLDAQLALVSSRVSAGVALPGDRELLAAERLRLAQRLDAVATDRRATLEILRSLSGVAVGDDAQLEPPNLDTDAAATLAALDTLRERAEFAQFDAARAALDARARASTRQDLPRVSAFGRGGYGRPGINPLARDFQSYWIIGVQLEWSLLNWRVNDRDAEVQLLQREMLRHDETTFREQLERAVTRDRATAGRLERALESDSSIVAIHSTVLAETERRFREGTATGAEYTDRLTDLLTARIARDRHRVQLAETRARILITLGQELH, encoded by the coding sequence ATGAGACTCCTCCCTTCCCCATTTCTTGGACTGGCCACGGTCGCGTTGGCGATCGGAGCCGGCGCATCGCGGCTGCCCGCGCAACGCATCACCCTGCCGGACCTGCTCGCGGCGAGTGCGCAGGCCGACGCCCGCCGTGCCCAGCTCGCATTGGCGGACTCCCAGGCGGCGCTTCGTCGCGCCTCGCTCAACGCGGAGCGGCTGCCCAGCCTGCAGGCGCAGGCCACGGGCCAGTACGTCTCGGACGTGCCATCGATCGGTGGTGTGCCCGTGGTGCCCTACCAGCAATACGATGCCTACCTGATGCTTCGGCAGCGGCTCTGGGATCCCACGCGCAGCGCGCGCCGGGGCGCCGATGACGCGCAGGCCGCCGAGGCGGCCGCGCGGATTCGCGGCACACTCTGGCAGCGGCGGCAGGCCGTGAGCGATGCGTTCTTTACGGTGCTCGCGCTGGATGCGGAGCAGCGCACACTCGAAGCCAGCAATCAGGACCTCGACGCGCAACTCGCGCTGGTGTCGTCCCGCGTCTCGGCAGGCGTGGCCCTGCCAGGCGACCGCGAACTGCTCGCGGCGGAGCGGCTGCGGCTCGCGCAGCGGCTCGATGCCGTGGCCACGGATCGCCGGGCCACGCTGGAGATCCTGCGCTCGCTGAGTGGCGTCGCCGTCGGCGATGACGCCCAACTCGAGCCACCCAATCTTGATACCGATGCCGCGGCGACCCTCGCGGCCCTCGACACGCTGCGCGAGCGCGCCGAGTTCGCGCAGTTCGACGCCGCTCGCGCCGCGCTCGACGCGCGCGCACGGGCCAGCACGCGACAGGACCTCCCGCGCGTCTCGGCCTTCGGGCGCGGGGGATACGGCCGGCCCGGCATCAATCCCCTCGCGCGCGACTTCCAGTCTTACTGGATCATCGGCGTGCAGCTGGAGTGGTCGCTGCTCAATTGGCGCGTGAACGACCGCGATGCAGAGGTGCAGCTGCTGCAGCGCGAGATGCTGCGCCACGACGAGACGACGTTTCGGGAGCAACTGGAACGTGCGGTCACGCGCGACCGGGCCACGGCCGGGCGACTCGAGCGCGCGCTGGAGAGCGACTCAAGCATCGTCGCCATCCACAGCACCGTGCTGGCCGAGACCGAGCGTCGCTTCCGCGAGGGCACGGCCACCGGCGCGGAGTATACGGACCGCCTCACGGACCTACTGACCGCGCGCATTGCGCGCGATCGCCATCGGGTGCAGCTCGCCGAGACGCGCGCACGCATCCTCATCACCCTCGGGCAGGAGCTGCACTGA
- a CDS encoding TetR/AcrR family transcriptional regulator, producing MTGAKQKRIPRSRTAAPDADTEAKILAAARRVFTAKGTAGARMQDIAKEAGVNQALLHYYFRSKAALSERVFLEAAGRLVQIIPTAFRDSATLEEMVTTFVHGYIDTVREAPFLPGYVLAELHHDPTRIRTLVQRLSGRDPQAVVHQGLARVQRLLGTRLNAEQFLLNLMALSAFPFVARPVLNGILGQDEAAFAAFLDERRRTLPTFILNAISR from the coding sequence ATGACTGGCGCCAAACAAAAGCGGATCCCACGATCGCGCACCGCTGCGCCCGATGCCGACACCGAGGCCAAGATCCTCGCGGCCGCGCGGCGCGTCTTCACGGCCAAGGGCACGGCCGGCGCGCGCATGCAGGACATCGCCAAGGAAGCGGGTGTCAACCAAGCCCTGTTGCACTACTACTTCCGCTCCAAGGCTGCACTCAGCGAGCGTGTCTTCCTTGAGGCCGCGGGGCGGCTCGTGCAGATCATCCCGACCGCGTTCCGCGACAGCGCGACGCTCGAGGAGATGGTCACCACCTTCGTGCACGGCTACATCGATACGGTGCGCGAGGCGCCGTTTCTGCCCGGCTATGTGCTGGCCGAGCTGCACCACGATCCCACGCGCATCCGCACACTCGTGCAGCGGCTCTCGGGCCGCGACCCGCAGGCCGTCGTCCACCAGGGCCTCGCGCGCGTGCAGCGCCTGCTCGGCACACGACTCAACGCAGAGCAGTTCCTCCTCAACCTGATGGCCCTGTCCGCATTCCCCTTCGTCGCGCGACCCGTGCTCAACGGCATCCTCGGGCAGGACGAGGCGGCCTTTGCCGCCTTCCTCGACGAGCGTCGCCGCACGCTGCCCACGTTCATCCTCAACGCCATCTCGCGATGA